From a region of the Panulirus ornatus isolate Po-2019 chromosome 34, ASM3632096v1, whole genome shotgun sequence genome:
- the LOC139759770 gene encoding uncharacterized protein, which translates to MYRVMYKVHFLLILLGSTSTVCGKSFIEDAREALSVWTAKFSSWMKQYEQRPTELYSSENSHHQTEQCIEEECSKDVRNQSEKNGTDSDSRLDLRDQIEPRDKTELYGLGLQYRSKPNVKRDNIQFHQQDEDDSRELLSVVLPDHQAGPQPRMSYSEPSKCPPQVGFSVFSFLTFMMIIFNTVVNVVNVVNNNNNNNNNNNNDNNNNNNNNENMNTAMRSLEYSYGSMFTPQTAYGHSEPSQKTADDILSRGNSSIPRTTTWNQQKDGKHLQNIRRRIEASPWDLRLGVDARGGCACGMTGVDLLPSTFNIVRSWAAQVAATFPDCVGRIVCAAVRRLTLSPLPKPAQLMVVVVLLALPSTDFLSIILEDQQLFSRCQQRFPECPLFTHFDLEKLDS; encoded by the exons ATGTATAGGGTGATGTATAAGGTTCACTTTCTCCTCATTTTACTGGGTTCGACTTCTACAGTCTGTGGAAAAAGCTTTATTGAAGATGCGAGAGAAGCTCTGAGCGTCTGGACGGCTAAGTTTTCGTCATGGATGAAGCAATATGAGCAGCGACCTACAGAACTATACAGCAGCGAGAATTCGCACCACCAAACAGAACAATGCATAGAAGAAGAGTGCAGCAAGGACGTAAGGAATCAGAGTGAAAAAAATGGCACTGATAGCGATAGTAGGTTAGACTTACGAGATCAGATTGAACCCCGAGATAAAACTGAACTTTACGGTCTGGGTTTACAGTATCGTAGTAAACCAAACGTTAAACGAGATAATATTCAGTTCCATCAGCAGGATGAAGATGATTCTCGAGAGTTGCTTAGTGTAGTACTACCTGATCATCAGGCTGGACCCCAGCCTCGAATGTCGTACTCGGAACCTTCGAAGTGCCCACCGCAAGTAGGCTTCTCCGTTTTCTCCTTCCTCACCTTTATGATGATCATATTCAACACCGTCGTTAATGTCGTCAACGTcgtaaacaacaataacaataataacaacaacaataacaacgataacaataataataataacaataatgagaaCATGAACACGGCCATGAGGAGCTTAGAGTACAGCTACGGGTCGATGTTTACTCCTCAGACTGCCTACGGTCATTCAGAACCATCACAGAAAACGGCTGATGATATACTTTCCAGGGGAAACTCTTCAATACCAAGAACGACTACGTGGAATCAACAGAAGGACGGTAAACACTTGCAAAATATCCGTCGCCG GATAGAGGCGTCGCCCTGGGACCTTCGGTTAGGTGTGGACGCGAGAGGTGGTTGCGCCTGTGGCATGACGGGCgtggacctcctcccctccaccttcaacatcgTCAGGTCCTGGGCTGCCCAG GTGGCTGCTACCTTCCCGGACTGTGTTGGTCGTATAGTGTGCGCCGCAGTCCGTCGTCTGACCCTCTCTCCGCTGCCCAAGCCAGCACA gttgatggtggtggtggtgctgctggcctTGCCTTCAACCGACTTTTTAAGTATTATACTTGAGGATCAGCAGCTCTTCTCTCGCTGCCAGCAACGCTTCCCTGAGTGTCCTCTCTTCACACACTTCGATCTGGAGAAGCTCGATTCTTAA
- the LOC139759709 gene encoding venom serine protease Bi-VSP-like: MVWNRCCMTALALMLLATVCAGYPDSSVYSRVRRQGNNSNINIFFENPPAKPDPDMCTTPDNAPGSCVDFQTCPPLLNKLRSSPSVEDLDFLRKSICSYVDQVPTICCAKTDLEPETTTAATTSPAPTPAETDPPTTATPEEPVTEPPVTTTSEEPDTTTVEPVTTTPEPPPSGVDLLSPKTCGFNDLQAIRIVGGLPPRIGIQHTHDEDEGSCFSERHVVLLPLSHTDIFFENPPAKPDPDMCTTPDNAPGSCVDFQTCPPLLNKLRSSPSVEDLDFLRKSICSYVDQVPTICCAKTDLEPETTTAATTSPAPTPAETDPPTTATPEEPVTEPPVTTTSEEPDTTTVEPVTTTPEPPPSGVDLLSPKTCGFNDLQAIRIVGGLPPRIGMYPWLAALGYEDGQGEVDFLCGGALVTHQHIITAAHCVRNRNDLVVVRLGEHDLSQEDESPHEDFGILRRTIHEDFSPTSYANDIAVLKLDRPAKFSKAIKAICLPLQENFRTESFLGNSGTVAGWGAVSYNNVSSPLLLHVQLPIISEEECAVKYKIFTDVSIDNTTMCAGVGGKDACQGDSGGPMMLMTQSQMYLQGVVSFGFRCAHPNFPGVYTKVAMYTDWIINLLN, translated from the exons ATGGTCTGGAACCGTTGTTGCATGACGGCTCTGGCGTTGATGCTCCTGGCGACGGTGTGTGCTGGCTACCCAGACAGCAGCGTCTACTCGAGGGTGAGACGGCAAGGTAATAATTCCAATATAA acATCTTCTTCGAGAACCCGCCCGCCAAACCGGATCCCGATATGTGCACGACCCCAGACAACGCACCCGGCTCCTGTGTCGACTTTCAGACTTGTCCGCCACTTTTGAATAAACTTAGGTCTTCCCCGTCAGTTGAGGACTTGGATTTTCTGAGAAA GAGCATCTGCTCGTACGTTGACCAAGTGCCGACCATCTGCTGTGCTAAGACAGACCTAGAGCCCGAGACGACCACCGCAGCCACTACCTCCCCAGCACCCA CACCAGCGGAAACAGACCCACCAACCACGGCGACACCAGAGGAACCAGTCACGGAACCACCGGTAACGACCACCTCAGAAGAGCCAGACACGACTACTGTGGAGCCAGTCACCACGACCCCTGAGCCCCCGCCTTCCGGGGTGGACCTCCTCTCTCCCAAGACCTGTGGCTTCAATGATCTCCAAGCTATCAGGATCGTGGGAGGACTTCCCCCCAGAATaggtatacaacacacacatgatgaGGATGAGGGTTCCTGTTTCTCCGA AAGACATGtcgtccttctccctctctcccacacagacATCTTCTTCGAGAACCCGCCCGCCAAACCGGATCCCGATATGTGCACGACCCCAGACAACGCACCCGGCTCCTGTGTCGACTTTCAGACTTGTCCGCCACTTTTGAATAAACTTAGGTCTTCCCCGTCAGTTGAGGACTTGGATTTTCTGAGAAA GAGCATCTGCTCGTACGTTGACCAAGTGCCGACCATCTGCTGTGCTAAGACAGACCTAGAGCCCGAGACGACCACCGCAGCCACTACCTCCCCAGCACCCA CACCAGCGGAAACAGACCCACCAACCACGGCGACACCAGAGGAACCAGTCACGGAACCACCGGTAACGACCACCTCAGAAGAGCCAGACACGACTACTGTGGAGCCAGTCACCACGACCCCTGAGCCCCCGCCTTCCGGGGTGGACCTCCTCTCTCCCAAGACCTGTGGCTTCAATGATCTCCAAGCTATCAGGATCGTGGGAGGACTTCCCCCCAGAATag GGATGTACCCTTGGCTCGCGGCTCTCGGCTACGAAGACGGTCAAGGCGAAGTcgatttcctgtgtggcggagcCCTGGTCACccaccagcacatcatcaccGCCGCCCACTGCGTCAGAAACCGGAACGACCT GGTTGTGGTCCGTCTGGGTGAGCATGACCTGAGCCAGGAGGACGAGTCTCCACACGAAGACTTCGGCATCCTGAGGAGGACCATCCACGAGGACTTCAGCCCCACCTCATACGCTAACGACATCGCTGTCCTCAAGCTGGATAGACCAGCCAAATTCAGCA AAGCCATCAAAGCCATCTGCCTACCCCTGCAGGAGAACTTCCGCACTGAGTCTTTCCTGGGCAACTCCGGCACTGTCGCTGGCTGGGGCGCCGTCTCCTACA ACAACGTGTCCTCTCCTCTGCTGCTACATGTACAGCTTCCAATAATCAGCGAGGAGGAATGCGCCGTCAAATACAAaatcttcactgatgtttccatcgACAACACCACCATGTGCGCcggcgtgggagggaaggacgCATGTCAG GGTGATTCCGGAGGACCTATGATGTTGATGACGCAGTCGCAGATGTATCTTCAGGGCGTTGTCTCTTTTGGTTTCCGCTGCGCCCATCCCAATTTCCCCGGAGTGTATACCAAGGTCGCCATGTACACAGACTGGATAATCAACTTGCTGAACTAA